ACGTTAACTCCATAGAAAGAAAAAGTAGGAAATTGGGGGCACTATGATGAATACGAAATCTACCGTAGAGATTGTGACAGAATGGGATATTGTAGCTGCACGCCAACTTGGACGTAACGAGGCGAAAGCAATTGGCTTTGGTGCGGTAGATCAAGCTCGAATTACGACAGCGATAAGTGAACTGGCTCGAAATATATATTTATATGCCCGTGCCGGGGAAGTGACAATAGAGCGTATTAGTAATGA
This sequence is a window from Solibacillus isronensis. Protein-coding genes within it:
- a CDS encoding anti-sigma regulatory factor; this encodes MNTKSTVEIVTEWDIVAARQLGRNEAKAIGFGAVDQARITTAISELARNIYLYARAGEVTIERISNEEKVGLRIIAADKGPGISNLKKVMEDGYSTSGGLGAGLPGVRRLMDTMDIQSTVGSGTTIVIEKWVK